The following are from one region of the Vulpes vulpes isolate BD-2025 chromosome 14, VulVul3, whole genome shotgun sequence genome:
- the TSHZ2 gene encoding teashirt homolog 2 isoform X4 codes for MDKMTAVYANILSDSYWSGLGLGFKLSSSERRNCDPRNGSSKTDFDWHQDALSKSLQQNLPSRSVGKPSLFSSVQLYRQSSKMCGTVFTGASRFRCRQCSAAYDTLVELTVHMNETGHYQDDNRKKDKLRPTSYSKPRKRAFQDMDKEDAQKVLKCMFCGDSFDSLQDLSVHMIKTKHYQKVPLKEPVPTISSKMVTPAKKRVFDVNRPCSPDSTTGSFADSFSSPKTGGLQLSSNNRYGYQNGASYTWQFEACKSQILKCMECGSSHDTLQQLTTHMMVTGHFLKVTSSASKKGKQLVLDPLAVEKMQSLSDAPNSDSLAPKPSGNSASDGAASTTEPKKESKKDKPEEMDKDERVMKREEYDDPLQKPLDPTIKYQYLREEDLEDGSKGGGDILKSLENTVTTAINKAQNGAPSWSAYPSIHAAYQLSEGAKPALPLGSQVLQVRPNLTNKLRPIAPKWKVMPLVSMPTNPAPYTQVKKEPDDKEEAVKECGKESPQEEASPFSHSEGDAFSKSEAPSEAKKAEPRLLKEEARLVEEGGEPEKRPPLEPAPTLSNGCTLPTRAPALPCINPLSALQSVLNNHLGKATEPLRSPSCSSPSSSTMSMFHKSNLSVLDKPGLSPAPTRPASVSRRYLFESNDQPIDLTKSKSKKAESAQAQSCTSPPQKHALSDIADMVKVLPKATTPKPAASSRATPVKLEMDVRRFEDVSSEVSTLHKRKGRQSNWNPQHLLILQAQFASSLFQTSEGKYLLSDLGPQERMQISKFTGLSMTTISHWLANVKYQLRKTGGTKFLKNMDKGHPIFYCSDCASQFRTPSTYISHLESHLGFQMKDMTRLAVEQQSKVEQEISRVSSAQRSPETIAGEEDTDSKFK; via the coding sequence ATGGATAAAATGACCGCCGTCTACGCCAACATCCTGTCCGATTCCTACTGGtcgggcctgggcctgggcttcAAGCTGTCCAGCAGCGAGAGGCGCAACTGTGACCCCCGCAATGGCAGCAGCAAGACGGATTTCGACTGGCACCAGGACGCACTGTCCAAAAGCCTCCAGCAGAACTTGCCTTCCAGGTCGGTGGGGAAGCCCAGCCTGTTCAGCTCGGTGCAGCTGTACCGACAGAGCAGCAAGATGTGCGGGACCGTGTTCACCGGGGCCAGCAGGTTCCGCTGCCGCCAGTGCAGCGCCGCCTACGACACCTTGGTCGAGCTGACCGTGCACATGAATGAGACGGGCCACTATCAAGATGACAACCGCAAGAAGGACAAGCTGCGACCCACGAGCTACTCGAAGCCCCGGAAGAGGGCTTTCCAGGATATGGACAAGGAGGACGCTCAGAAGGTTCTCAAGTGCATGTTTTGTGGCGACTCCTTCGATTCCCTCCAAGATCTGAGCGTCcacatgataaaaacaaaacattaccaAAAAGTGCCTTTGAAGGAGCCAGTACCAACCATTTCGTCGAAAATGGTCACCCCGGCCAAGAAACGCGTCTTTGATGTCAATCGCCCGTGTTCCCCCGATTCGACCACAGGCTCCTTTGCAGACTCGTTTTCTTCCCCGAAGACCGGTGGCCTGCAGCTGTCATCCAACAACCGCTACGGCTACCAGAACGGCGCCAGCTACACCTGGCAGTTTGAGGCCTGCAAGTCGCAGATCCTCAAGTGCATGGAGTGCGGCAGCTCGCACGACACCCTGCAGCAGCTCACCACCCACATGATGGTCACCGGGCACTTCCTCAAGGTCACCAGCTCGGCCTCCAAGAAAGGGAAGCAGCTGGTGCTGGACCCCCTGGCCGTGGAGAAAATGCAGTCGCTGTCAGATGCCCCGAACAGTGATTCTCTGGCCCCCAAGCCATCAGGTAACTCAGCCTCTGACGGTGCGGCGTCCACGACCGAGCcgaagaaagaaagtaagaaggaCAAACCAGAGGAGATGGACAAGGACGAGAGAGTCATGAAAAGGGAGGAGTATGATGATCCTCTGCAAAAGCCTTTAGACCCCACCATAAAATATCAGTACCTAAGGGAGGAGGATTTGGAGGACGGCTCCAAGGGCGGAGGGGACATCTTGAAGTCATTGGAAAACACCGTCACCACAGCCATCAACAAAGCCCAGAATGGGGCCCCCAGCTGGAGCGCGTACCCCAGCATCCACGCGGCCTACCAGCTGTCGGAGGGCGCCAAGCCGGCTCTGCCCCTGGGATCCCAGGTCCTGCAGGTTCGGCCCAACCTCACCAACAAGCTGAGGCCAATTGCCCCAAAGTGGAAAGTCATGCCGCTGGTGTCCATGCCCACCAACCCGGCCCCATACACCCAAGTGAAGAAGGAGCCCGACGACAAAGAGGAAGCCGTGAAGGAGTGCGGGAAGGAGAGCCCCCAGGAAGAGGCCTCGCCTTTCAGCCACAGTGAGGGGGATGCTTTCTCCAAAAGCGAAGCCCCTTCGGAAGCCAAGAAGGCCGAGCCTCGTCTCCTGAAGGAGGAGGCCCGGCTGGTGGAGGAGGGCGGCGAGCCTGAGAAACGACCACCCCTGGAGCCCGCGCCCACACTCAGCAACGGGTGCACCCTCCCCACGCGGGCGCCCGCCCTGCCGTGCATCAACCCGCTCAGCGCCCTGCAGTCCGTCCTGAACAATCACCTGGGCAAGGCCACGGAACCCCTGCgctccccctcctgctccagcCCAAGCTCAAGCACAATGTCCATGTTCCACAAGTCGAATCTCAGCGTCCTGGACAAGCCGGGCTTGAGTCCCGCCCCGACGCGGCCCGCCAGCGTGTCTAGGCGCTACCTGTTTGAGAGCAACGATCAGCCCATCGACCTGACCAAGTCCAAGAGCAAGAAGGCCGAGTCCGCGCAAGCACAATCCTGTACGTCCCCACCTCAGAAGCACGCTCTGTCGGACATCGCCGACATGGTCAAGGTCCTGCCCAAAGCCACCACCCCGAAGCCCGCCGCGTCCTCGCGGGCCACCCCCGTGAAGCTGGAAATGGATGTGAGGCGCTTCGAGGATGTCTCCAGCGAGGTCTCCACCTTGCATAAGAGGAAAGGCAGGCAGTCCAACTGGAACCCTCAGCACCTCCTGATCTTGCAGGCGCAGTTCGCCTCGAGCCTCTTCCAGACATCCGAGGGCAAGTACCTGCTGTCCGACCTGGGCCCTCAGGAGCGAATGCAGATCTCCAAGTTCACGGGGCTCTCGATGACCACGATCAGCCACTGGCTGGCAAACGTCAAGTACCAACTTAGGAAAACGGGCGGgacaaaatttctgaaaaacatgGACAAGGGACACCCTATCTTTTATTGCAGTGACTGTGCCTCCCAGTTTAGAACCCCTTCTACCTACATCAGTCACTTAGAGTCGCACCTAGGTTTCCAAATGAAGGACATGACGCGCCTGGCGGTGGAGCAGCAAAGCAAAGTGGAACAAGAGATCTCCCGGGTGTCGTCGGCTCAGAGGTCTCCGGAAACAATAGCTGGCGAAGAGGACACAGACTCTAAATTCAAGT
- the TSHZ2 gene encoding teashirt homolog 2 isoform X3, with the protein MDKMTAVYANILSDSYWSGLGLGFKLSSSERRNCDPRNGSSKTDFDWHQDALSKSLQQNLPSRSVGKPSLFSSVQLYRQSSKMCGTVFTGASRFRCRQCSAAYDTLVELTVHMNETGHYQDDNRKKDKLRPTSYSKPRKRAFQDMDKEDAQKVLKCMFCGDSFDSLQDLSVHMIKTKHYQKVPLKEPVPTISSKMVTPAKKRVFDVNRPCSPDSTTGSFADSFSSPKTGGLQLSSNNRYGYQNGASYTWQFEACKSQILKCMECGSSHDTLQQLTTHMMVTGHFLKVTSSASKKGKQLVLDPLAVEKMQSLSDAPNSDSLAPKPSGNSASDGAASTTEPKKESKKDKPEEMDKDERVMKREEYDDPLQKPLDPTIKYQYLREEDLEDGSKGGGDILKSLENTVTTAINKAQNGAPSWSAYPSIHAAYQLSEGAKPALPLGSQVLQVRPNLTNKLRPIAPKWKVMPLVSMPTNPAPYTQVKKEPDDKEEAVKECGKESPQEEASPFSHSEGDAFSKSEAPSEAKKAEPRLLKEEARLVEEGGEPEKRPPLEPAPTLSNGCTLPTRAPALPCINPLSALQSVLNNHLGKATEPLRSPSCSSPSSSTMSMFHKSNLSVLDKPGLSPAPTRPASVSRRYLFESNDQPIDLTKSKSKKAESAQAQSCTSPPQKHALSDIADMVKVLPKATTPKPAASSRATPVKLEMDVRRFEDVSSEVSTLHKRKGRQSNWNPQHLLILQAQFASSLFQTSEGKYLLSDLGPQERMQISKFTGLSMTTISHWLANVKYQLRKTGGTKFLKNMDKGHPIFYCSDCASQFRTPSTYISHLESHLGFQMKDMTRLAVEQQSKVEQEISRVSSAQRSPETIAGEEDTDSKFKCKLCCRTFVSKHAVKLHLSKTHSKSPEHHSQFVTDVDEE; encoded by the coding sequence ATGGATAAAATGACCGCCGTCTACGCCAACATCCTGTCCGATTCCTACTGGtcgggcctgggcctgggcttcAAGCTGTCCAGCAGCGAGAGGCGCAACTGTGACCCCCGCAATGGCAGCAGCAAGACGGATTTCGACTGGCACCAGGACGCACTGTCCAAAAGCCTCCAGCAGAACTTGCCTTCCAGGTCGGTGGGGAAGCCCAGCCTGTTCAGCTCGGTGCAGCTGTACCGACAGAGCAGCAAGATGTGCGGGACCGTGTTCACCGGGGCCAGCAGGTTCCGCTGCCGCCAGTGCAGCGCCGCCTACGACACCTTGGTCGAGCTGACCGTGCACATGAATGAGACGGGCCACTATCAAGATGACAACCGCAAGAAGGACAAGCTGCGACCCACGAGCTACTCGAAGCCCCGGAAGAGGGCTTTCCAGGATATGGACAAGGAGGACGCTCAGAAGGTTCTCAAGTGCATGTTTTGTGGCGACTCCTTCGATTCCCTCCAAGATCTGAGCGTCcacatgataaaaacaaaacattaccaAAAAGTGCCTTTGAAGGAGCCAGTACCAACCATTTCGTCGAAAATGGTCACCCCGGCCAAGAAACGCGTCTTTGATGTCAATCGCCCGTGTTCCCCCGATTCGACCACAGGCTCCTTTGCAGACTCGTTTTCTTCCCCGAAGACCGGTGGCCTGCAGCTGTCATCCAACAACCGCTACGGCTACCAGAACGGCGCCAGCTACACCTGGCAGTTTGAGGCCTGCAAGTCGCAGATCCTCAAGTGCATGGAGTGCGGCAGCTCGCACGACACCCTGCAGCAGCTCACCACCCACATGATGGTCACCGGGCACTTCCTCAAGGTCACCAGCTCGGCCTCCAAGAAAGGGAAGCAGCTGGTGCTGGACCCCCTGGCCGTGGAGAAAATGCAGTCGCTGTCAGATGCCCCGAACAGTGATTCTCTGGCCCCCAAGCCATCAGGTAACTCAGCCTCTGACGGTGCGGCGTCCACGACCGAGCcgaagaaagaaagtaagaaggaCAAACCAGAGGAGATGGACAAGGACGAGAGAGTCATGAAAAGGGAGGAGTATGATGATCCTCTGCAAAAGCCTTTAGACCCCACCATAAAATATCAGTACCTAAGGGAGGAGGATTTGGAGGACGGCTCCAAGGGCGGAGGGGACATCTTGAAGTCATTGGAAAACACCGTCACCACAGCCATCAACAAAGCCCAGAATGGGGCCCCCAGCTGGAGCGCGTACCCCAGCATCCACGCGGCCTACCAGCTGTCGGAGGGCGCCAAGCCGGCTCTGCCCCTGGGATCCCAGGTCCTGCAGGTTCGGCCCAACCTCACCAACAAGCTGAGGCCAATTGCCCCAAAGTGGAAAGTCATGCCGCTGGTGTCCATGCCCACCAACCCGGCCCCATACACCCAAGTGAAGAAGGAGCCCGACGACAAAGAGGAAGCCGTGAAGGAGTGCGGGAAGGAGAGCCCCCAGGAAGAGGCCTCGCCTTTCAGCCACAGTGAGGGGGATGCTTTCTCCAAAAGCGAAGCCCCTTCGGAAGCCAAGAAGGCCGAGCCTCGTCTCCTGAAGGAGGAGGCCCGGCTGGTGGAGGAGGGCGGCGAGCCTGAGAAACGACCACCCCTGGAGCCCGCGCCCACACTCAGCAACGGGTGCACCCTCCCCACGCGGGCGCCCGCCCTGCCGTGCATCAACCCGCTCAGCGCCCTGCAGTCCGTCCTGAACAATCACCTGGGCAAGGCCACGGAACCCCTGCgctccccctcctgctccagcCCAAGCTCAAGCACAATGTCCATGTTCCACAAGTCGAATCTCAGCGTCCTGGACAAGCCGGGCTTGAGTCCCGCCCCGACGCGGCCCGCCAGCGTGTCTAGGCGCTACCTGTTTGAGAGCAACGATCAGCCCATCGACCTGACCAAGTCCAAGAGCAAGAAGGCCGAGTCCGCGCAAGCACAATCCTGTACGTCCCCACCTCAGAAGCACGCTCTGTCGGACATCGCCGACATGGTCAAGGTCCTGCCCAAAGCCACCACCCCGAAGCCCGCCGCGTCCTCGCGGGCCACCCCCGTGAAGCTGGAAATGGATGTGAGGCGCTTCGAGGATGTCTCCAGCGAGGTCTCCACCTTGCATAAGAGGAAAGGCAGGCAGTCCAACTGGAACCCTCAGCACCTCCTGATCTTGCAGGCGCAGTTCGCCTCGAGCCTCTTCCAGACATCCGAGGGCAAGTACCTGCTGTCCGACCTGGGCCCTCAGGAGCGAATGCAGATCTCCAAGTTCACGGGGCTCTCGATGACCACGATCAGCCACTGGCTGGCAAACGTCAAGTACCAACTTAGGAAAACGGGCGGgacaaaatttctgaaaaacatgGACAAGGGACACCCTATCTTTTATTGCAGTGACTGTGCCTCCCAGTTTAGAACCCCTTCTACCTACATCAGTCACTTAGAGTCGCACCTAGGTTTCCAAATGAAGGACATGACGCGCCTGGCGGTGGAGCAGCAAAGCAAAGTGGAACAAGAGATCTCCCGGGTGTCGTCGGCTCAGAGGTCTCCGGAAACAATAGCTGGCGAAGAGGACACAGACTCTAAATTCAAGTGTAAGTTGTGCTGTCGGACATTTGTGAGCAAACATGCAGTAAAACTCCACCTAAGCAAAACGCACAGCAAGTCACCCGAACACCATTCACAGTTTGTAACAGACGTGGATGAAGAATAG
- the TSHZ2 gene encoding teashirt homolog 2 isoform X1, giving the protein MPRRKQQAPKRAAGYAQEEQLKEDEEIKEEEEEEEDSGSVAQLQGSNDPGTDEELETGPEQKGCFSYQNSPGSHLSNQDVENESLLSDASDQVSDVKSICGRDVSDKKASVHPKLPGESHNCMDKMTAVYANILSDSYWSGLGLGFKLSSSERRNCDPRNGSSKTDFDWHQDALSKSLQQNLPSRSVGKPSLFSSVQLYRQSSKMCGTVFTGASRFRCRQCSAAYDTLVELTVHMNETGHYQDDNRKKDKLRPTSYSKPRKRAFQDMDKEDAQKVLKCMFCGDSFDSLQDLSVHMIKTKHYQKVPLKEPVPTISSKMVTPAKKRVFDVNRPCSPDSTTGSFADSFSSPKTGGLQLSSNNRYGYQNGASYTWQFEACKSQILKCMECGSSHDTLQQLTTHMMVTGHFLKVTSSASKKGKQLVLDPLAVEKMQSLSDAPNSDSLAPKPSGNSASDGAASTTEPKKESKKDKPEEMDKDERVMKREEYDDPLQKPLDPTIKYQYLREEDLEDGSKGGGDILKSLENTVTTAINKAQNGAPSWSAYPSIHAAYQLSEGAKPALPLGSQVLQVRPNLTNKLRPIAPKWKVMPLVSMPTNPAPYTQVKKEPDDKEEAVKECGKESPQEEASPFSHSEGDAFSKSEAPSEAKKAEPRLLKEEARLVEEGGEPEKRPPLEPAPTLSNGCTLPTRAPALPCINPLSALQSVLNNHLGKATEPLRSPSCSSPSSSTMSMFHKSNLSVLDKPGLSPAPTRPASVSRRYLFESNDQPIDLTKSKSKKAESAQAQSCTSPPQKHALSDIADMVKVLPKATTPKPAASSRATPVKLEMDVRRFEDVSSEVSTLHKRKGRQSNWNPQHLLILQAQFASSLFQTSEGKYLLSDLGPQERMQISKFTGLSMTTISHWLANVKYQLRKTGGTKFLKNMDKGHPIFYCSDCASQFRTPSTYISHLESHLGFQMKDMTRLAVEQQSKVEQEISRVSSAQRSPETIAGEEDTDSKFKCKLCCRTFVSKHAVKLHLSKTHSKSPEHHSQFVTDVDEE; this is encoded by the coding sequence GCTACGCCCAGGAGGAACAGCTGAAGGAAGacgaggaaataaaagaagaggaggaggaggaggaggacagtgGTTCAGTAGCTCAGCTTCAGGGCAGCAATGACCCGGGGACAGACGAGGAGCTAGAGACGGGTCCGGAGCAGAAGGGCTGCTTCAGCTACCAGAACTCTCCCGGGAGCCACCTGTCCAACCAGGACGTGGAGAACGAGTCTCTGCTGAGCGATGCCAGCGATCAGGTGTCGGACGTCAAGAGCATCTGCGGGCGGGATGTCTCGGACAAGAAGGCCAGTGTGCACCCCAAGCTGCCCGGCGAGAGCCACAACTGCATGGATAAAATGACCGCCGTCTACGCCAACATCCTGTCCGATTCCTACTGGtcgggcctgggcctgggcttcAAGCTGTCCAGCAGCGAGAGGCGCAACTGTGACCCCCGCAATGGCAGCAGCAAGACGGATTTCGACTGGCACCAGGACGCACTGTCCAAAAGCCTCCAGCAGAACTTGCCTTCCAGGTCGGTGGGGAAGCCCAGCCTGTTCAGCTCGGTGCAGCTGTACCGACAGAGCAGCAAGATGTGCGGGACCGTGTTCACCGGGGCCAGCAGGTTCCGCTGCCGCCAGTGCAGCGCCGCCTACGACACCTTGGTCGAGCTGACCGTGCACATGAATGAGACGGGCCACTATCAAGATGACAACCGCAAGAAGGACAAGCTGCGACCCACGAGCTACTCGAAGCCCCGGAAGAGGGCTTTCCAGGATATGGACAAGGAGGACGCTCAGAAGGTTCTCAAGTGCATGTTTTGTGGCGACTCCTTCGATTCCCTCCAAGATCTGAGCGTCcacatgataaaaacaaaacattaccaAAAAGTGCCTTTGAAGGAGCCAGTACCAACCATTTCGTCGAAAATGGTCACCCCGGCCAAGAAACGCGTCTTTGATGTCAATCGCCCGTGTTCCCCCGATTCGACCACAGGCTCCTTTGCAGACTCGTTTTCTTCCCCGAAGACCGGTGGCCTGCAGCTGTCATCCAACAACCGCTACGGCTACCAGAACGGCGCCAGCTACACCTGGCAGTTTGAGGCCTGCAAGTCGCAGATCCTCAAGTGCATGGAGTGCGGCAGCTCGCACGACACCCTGCAGCAGCTCACCACCCACATGATGGTCACCGGGCACTTCCTCAAGGTCACCAGCTCGGCCTCCAAGAAAGGGAAGCAGCTGGTGCTGGACCCCCTGGCCGTGGAGAAAATGCAGTCGCTGTCAGATGCCCCGAACAGTGATTCTCTGGCCCCCAAGCCATCAGGTAACTCAGCCTCTGACGGTGCGGCGTCCACGACCGAGCcgaagaaagaaagtaagaaggaCAAACCAGAGGAGATGGACAAGGACGAGAGAGTCATGAAAAGGGAGGAGTATGATGATCCTCTGCAAAAGCCTTTAGACCCCACCATAAAATATCAGTACCTAAGGGAGGAGGATTTGGAGGACGGCTCCAAGGGCGGAGGGGACATCTTGAAGTCATTGGAAAACACCGTCACCACAGCCATCAACAAAGCCCAGAATGGGGCCCCCAGCTGGAGCGCGTACCCCAGCATCCACGCGGCCTACCAGCTGTCGGAGGGCGCCAAGCCGGCTCTGCCCCTGGGATCCCAGGTCCTGCAGGTTCGGCCCAACCTCACCAACAAGCTGAGGCCAATTGCCCCAAAGTGGAAAGTCATGCCGCTGGTGTCCATGCCCACCAACCCGGCCCCATACACCCAAGTGAAGAAGGAGCCCGACGACAAAGAGGAAGCCGTGAAGGAGTGCGGGAAGGAGAGCCCCCAGGAAGAGGCCTCGCCTTTCAGCCACAGTGAGGGGGATGCTTTCTCCAAAAGCGAAGCCCCTTCGGAAGCCAAGAAGGCCGAGCCTCGTCTCCTGAAGGAGGAGGCCCGGCTGGTGGAGGAGGGCGGCGAGCCTGAGAAACGACCACCCCTGGAGCCCGCGCCCACACTCAGCAACGGGTGCACCCTCCCCACGCGGGCGCCCGCCCTGCCGTGCATCAACCCGCTCAGCGCCCTGCAGTCCGTCCTGAACAATCACCTGGGCAAGGCCACGGAACCCCTGCgctccccctcctgctccagcCCAAGCTCAAGCACAATGTCCATGTTCCACAAGTCGAATCTCAGCGTCCTGGACAAGCCGGGCTTGAGTCCCGCCCCGACGCGGCCCGCCAGCGTGTCTAGGCGCTACCTGTTTGAGAGCAACGATCAGCCCATCGACCTGACCAAGTCCAAGAGCAAGAAGGCCGAGTCCGCGCAAGCACAATCCTGTACGTCCCCACCTCAGAAGCACGCTCTGTCGGACATCGCCGACATGGTCAAGGTCCTGCCCAAAGCCACCACCCCGAAGCCCGCCGCGTCCTCGCGGGCCACCCCCGTGAAGCTGGAAATGGATGTGAGGCGCTTCGAGGATGTCTCCAGCGAGGTCTCCACCTTGCATAAGAGGAAAGGCAGGCAGTCCAACTGGAACCCTCAGCACCTCCTGATCTTGCAGGCGCAGTTCGCCTCGAGCCTCTTCCAGACATCCGAGGGCAAGTACCTGCTGTCCGACCTGGGCCCTCAGGAGCGAATGCAGATCTCCAAGTTCACGGGGCTCTCGATGACCACGATCAGCCACTGGCTGGCAAACGTCAAGTACCAACTTAGGAAAACGGGCGGgacaaaatttctgaaaaacatgGACAAGGGACACCCTATCTTTTATTGCAGTGACTGTGCCTCCCAGTTTAGAACCCCTTCTACCTACATCAGTCACTTAGAGTCGCACCTAGGTTTCCAAATGAAGGACATGACGCGCCTGGCGGTGGAGCAGCAAAGCAAAGTGGAACAAGAGATCTCCCGGGTGTCGTCGGCTCAGAGGTCTCCGGAAACAATAGCTGGCGAAGAGGACACAGACTCTAAATTCAAGTGTAAGTTGTGCTGTCGGACATTTGTGAGCAAACATGCAGTAAAACTCCACCTAAGCAAAACGCACAGCAAGTCACCCGAACACCATTCACAGTTTGTAACAGACGTGGATGAAGAATAG